In Streptomyces diastaticus subsp. diastaticus, the following proteins share a genomic window:
- a CDS encoding PadR family transcriptional regulator yields the protein MVTDRRASWLRGVLDLLVLSCLTDGESYGYEIAKRLDEAGLGQIKGGTLYPVLNRLEEAGLVRAEFRAAERGPGRRYYRLTPEGRRGLKEQGAAWRAFHRAVEDALVRGEKDV from the coding sequence ATGGTGACGGACAGGAGGGCCAGCTGGCTCAGAGGCGTGCTCGATCTGCTGGTGCTGTCCTGCCTGACGGACGGCGAGAGCTACGGCTACGAGATCGCCAAGCGCCTCGACGAGGCCGGCCTCGGCCAGATCAAGGGCGGCACGCTCTACCCCGTACTCAACCGGCTGGAGGAGGCCGGTCTCGTACGGGCGGAGTTCCGGGCCGCCGAGCGCGGCCCGGGGCGGCGCTACTACCGGTTGACCCCGGAAGGCCGCCGGGGCCTCAAGGAGCAGGGCGCGGCGTGGCGGGCGTTCCACCGCGCCGTCGAGGACGCGCTGGTCCGGGGGGAGAAGGACGTATGA